A region of Flavobacterium indicum GPTSA100-9 = DSM 17447 DNA encodes the following proteins:
- the porT gene encoding type IX secretion/gliding motility protein PorT/SprT, producing MKFNYLLLLLICTQTSFAQFGLFGKNPLINQENFDKQRVHWGYFLGFNSYDFKFDYLTVGKDIEVKSNTGFSVGLVGNLRINDYFDVRFEPGFYATQRNLTYPNIEDSVDRLREVKASNLHFPLLLKYSALRTGNIKPYIVGGFSRTLNLGSNANAQDDNYTNRFRVKKWTTNYEVGFGIDLYLEYFKFSPSIRGVFGMGDELIRDNNPNSPWTGNIQSMKTRAVFINFTFH from the coding sequence ATGAAGTTTAACTATCTTTTACTACTATTAATTTGTACCCAAACAAGCTTTGCTCAATTTGGTTTGTTTGGAAAAAATCCATTAATAAATCAAGAAAACTTTGATAAACAAAGAGTGCATTGGGGTTATTTTTTGGGCTTTAATAGTTATGATTTTAAATTTGATTATTTAACAGTAGGTAAAGATATTGAGGTGAAATCAAATACTGGTTTTAGTGTTGGATTAGTTGGGAATTTAAGAATTAATGATTATTTTGATGTACGATTTGAACCAGGTTTTTATGCCACTCAACGAAATTTAACGTATCCAAATATTGAAGATAGTGTAGACCGTCTGAGGGAAGTTAAGGCGTCTAATTTACATTTTCCACTATTGTTAAAATATTCAGCTTTACGAACTGGAAACATCAAACCATACATTGTTGGCGGTTTTTCAAGAACACTTAATTTAGGTAGTAATGCCAATGCACAAGACGATAATTATACAAATCGTTTTAGAGTGAAAAAATGGACAACTAATTATGAAGTTGGTTTTGGAATCGATTTATATTTGGAATATTTTAAATTTTCTCCATCAATTAGAGGTGTTTTCGGAATGGGAGACGAATTAATTCGCGATAATAATCCAAATAGTCCTTGGACAGGAAATATTCAATCTATGAAAACAAGGGCAGTATTTATTAATTTTACGTTCCATTAA
- a CDS encoding TrmH family RNA methyltransferase, with protein sequence MVSKNQIKLITSLQQKKYRKIHQLFIAEGRKVISELIHADFELVSLFVTQEGIFENKWPSTLISESELKKISALTTPNDCLAVFKIKEIKFSSEDQLILALDTIRDPGNMGTIIRLCDWFGIQKIVCSPETVDIYNPKVVQATMGSLARVEVIYKQLEDFLSSSKIPVFGTFMEGDSIYNLELPSHGIIVMGNEANGISKSVEKLITQKISIPRFGNLQVTESLNVATATAIILSEFKKRLY encoded by the coding sequence ATGGTTAGCAAAAACCAAATTAAACTTATTACAAGTTTACAACAAAAAAAATACCGAAAAATCCATCAACTTTTCATTGCGGAGGGTAGAAAAGTAATTTCTGAATTAATTCATGCCGATTTTGAATTGGTTTCATTATTTGTTACACAAGAGGGTATTTTTGAAAATAAATGGCCTAGCACACTCATTTCAGAATCAGAATTAAAAAAAATTTCTGCCTTAACAACCCCAAATGACTGTTTGGCTGTTTTTAAAATTAAAGAAATAAAATTTTCATCTGAAGACCAATTAATTCTTGCCTTAGACACTATTAGAGACCCTGGAAATATGGGAACAATAATCCGTTTATGCGATTGGTTTGGAATTCAAAAAATAGTTTGTTCTCCTGAAACGGTTGACATTTACAATCCTAAAGTTGTTCAGGCCACCATGGGTTCTTTGGCCCGAGTAGAAGTCATTTACAAACAATTAGAAGATTTTTTAAGCAGTTCTAAAATCCCTGTTTTTGGAACATTTATGGAAGGTGATTCTATTTATAATTTAGAATTACCTTCACATGGAATTATTGTTATGGGAAATGAAGCGAATGGCATAAGTAAATCTGTAGAAAAACTTATAACACAAAAAATCAGCATACCTCGATTTGGAAATTTACAAGTAACGGAAAGCTTAAACGTTGCAACAGCTACAGCAATTATACTTTCAGAATTTAAAAAGCGTCTATATTAA
- the tamL gene encoding translocation and assembly module lipoprotein TamL: MRLKYQSSKIVLFFLISLFFYSCSEVRKMHKNQYLLHQNKIIVNDKESNLEELEIQLYQKPNSKLLGYKLRLQLYNLSRKNSDSTYRVWLEKKPNRMERMKKIYSKKQVDRLGKSFLVSGYSEFLKKVGEAPVVMDTAKITRSKKRLNLYFYNRGFYDAKVEAKIDTLSKRKTKVSYFVKTGDVYVIDSVFRKIQTPVVDSMYQAISGSSLVEKGKPFTAQMEDDEKNRITKEFRDNGLYYFEKTNINYDADSIGKEKKLNLIVRIDNKKIKQGDSLISKPFKIYKIGRVNIFTDRQTNDKTSVIDSTTYKNLHIYSSGKLKYRPKTLADAIFIEEGEVFSDKNKVLTGKALSNFKVFYFPRIQYVENNNDSNTLTANIILSPLKRRQFVIKADVTTSNIQDFGISGYMGVTFRNVFKGAEILDFSMRGNLGSSSKLSNPNDLFFNVREYGADLKLSFPRIFFPINTRKVIKKDMFPTTSITMGMSKQTNIGLDKESYVSNFYYDWTTTKGKEKKYRFDLFNLQFIRNLNTANYFNVYKYSYNVLNSYAQTFGANSNYLDNDGNLTYPGAVSFVNDVVNGAYNTIPVGSSDYRTINSIGERRKRLIENNLIFSSAFSFNLSSKKDFNDVEFYNIRAKVESAGNFVALIANQLPAKYNDNGNKTMFGVEYAQYFKFELEYIKHLHIRRKSSLAFRTFGGIAIPYGNSNSIPFSKSYFAGGSNDNRGWLAYSLGPGASNSLNDFNEANFKLSANLEYRFNIFGKLNGALFADAGNIWNIYDNVDDEKLKFNGVQSFKDIALGSGFGFRYDFGFFVVRTDFGFKTYNPAKEMDQRWFKDVSLSEGVFNIGINYPF, encoded by the coding sequence ATGCGCTTGAAATATCAGTCATCAAAAATAGTATTATTTTTTCTTATTAGCTTATTTTTTTACTCTTGTTCTGAGGTAAGAAAAATGCATAAGAATCAATATTTATTACATCAAAATAAAATCATAGTTAATGATAAGGAATCTAATTTAGAAGAGTTAGAAATTCAATTGTATCAAAAACCCAACAGTAAATTGCTTGGATATAAACTAAGATTGCAGTTGTATAACTTAAGTAGAAAAAATTCGGATTCAACCTATCGAGTTTGGTTAGAAAAGAAACCAAATAGAATGGAGAGAATGAAAAAAATCTACTCTAAAAAACAAGTTGACAGACTTGGGAAATCCTTTTTGGTTTCAGGATATAGCGAATTCTTAAAAAAAGTAGGAGAAGCTCCTGTTGTTATGGATACTGCAAAAATTACGCGCTCTAAAAAAAGATTGAATTTGTATTTTTATAATAGAGGATTTTATGATGCAAAAGTAGAGGCGAAAATAGATACGTTGAGTAAAAGAAAAACAAAGGTTTCTTATTTCGTAAAAACAGGCGATGTTTATGTTATAGATAGTGTGTTTAGAAAAATTCAAACACCTGTAGTGGATTCTATGTACCAAGCAATTTCTGGGAGTTCATTAGTTGAAAAAGGAAAGCCTTTTACTGCCCAAATGGAGGATGATGAAAAAAATAGAATTACCAAAGAATTTAGGGATAATGGCTTGTATTATTTTGAAAAAACAAATATTAATTACGATGCGGATTCTATTGGAAAAGAGAAAAAATTAAATTTAATTGTTCGTATTGATAATAAAAAAATCAAACAAGGCGATAGTTTAATTAGCAAACCTTTTAAAATATATAAAATAGGTCGTGTTAATATTTTTACGGATCGACAAACTAATGATAAAACATCGGTAATTGATAGTACTACCTATAAAAATTTACATATCTACAGTTCTGGAAAATTAAAATACAGACCAAAAACGTTAGCTGATGCTATTTTTATAGAAGAAGGAGAAGTTTTTAGTGATAAAAATAAAGTGTTGACAGGAAAAGCATTGTCTAATTTTAAAGTTTTTTATTTCCCAAGAATCCAATATGTTGAAAATAATAACGACAGTAATACTTTAACGGCAAATATTATTTTATCACCATTAAAGCGTCGTCAATTTGTTATAAAAGCTGATGTAACAACTTCAAACATTCAAGATTTCGGAATTTCTGGATATATGGGTGTTACTTTTAGAAATGTATTTAAAGGCGCCGAAATATTAGATTTTTCTATGCGTGGAAATTTAGGGTCGTCAAGTAAATTATCAAATCCAAATGATTTGTTTTTTAATGTAAGAGAATATGGTGCCGATTTAAAATTATCTTTCCCTAGGATATTTTTCCCAATCAATACCCGAAAAGTAATAAAAAAGGATATGTTTCCAACTACATCAATTACTATGGGTATGTCTAAACAAACAAATATAGGTTTGGATAAAGAATCGTATGTGAGTAATTTTTATTATGATTGGACCACAACAAAAGGAAAAGAAAAGAAATACAGATTTGATTTGTTTAATCTTCAGTTTATTAGAAATTTAAATACGGCTAATTATTTTAATGTATATAAATACTCTTATAATGTTTTGAATAGTTATGCGCAGACTTTTGGTGCAAATAGTAATTATTTAGATAATGATGGTAATTTAACCTATCCAGGGGCAGTTAGTTTTGTGAATGATGTAGTAAATGGAGCGTATAATACAATTCCTGTTGGTAGTTCAGATTATAGAACAATAAACAGTATTGGAGAAAGAAGAAAGCGATTGATTGAAAATAATTTAATTTTTTCTTCTGCTTTTAGTTTTAATTTAAGTTCTAAGAAAGATTTTAATGATGTAGAGTTTTACAATATTAGAGCTAAAGTTGAAAGTGCAGGAAATTTTGTAGCATTAATAGCTAATCAATTGCCTGCTAAATATAATGATAATGGTAATAAAACTATGTTCGGTGTTGAATATGCACAATATTTTAAGTTTGAACTAGAATACATAAAGCATTTACATATTAGAAGAAAAAGCTCTTTAGCTTTTAGAACTTTTGGTGGAATTGCCATTCCATATGGAAATTCTAATTCAATTCCTTTTTCTAAAAGTTACTTTGCAGGAGGTAGTAATGATAATAGAGGGTGGTTGGCTTACAGTTTAGGTCCGGGAGCAAGTAATAGTTTAAATGATTTTAATGAAGCTAATTTTAAATTATCAGCTAATTTAGAATACCGATTTAATATTTTTGGAAAATTGAATGGAGCTTTATTCGCTGATGCGGGTAATATCTGGAATATATATGATAATGTAGATGATGAAAAATTAAAATTTAATGGTGTTCAATCGTTTAAAGATATTGCTTTAGGCTCTGGTTTTGGGTTTCGATATGATTTCGGTTTTTTTGTAGTCCGTACAGATTTTGGATTTAAAACATACAACCCAGCTAAAGAAATGGATCAGAGATGGTTTAAAGATGTAAGTTTAAGCGAAGGCGTATTTAATATTGGTATTAATTATCCTTTCTAG
- the fbaA gene encoding class II fructose-bisphosphate aldolase, translated as MSHNIKPGVATGSQVQEIFKYAKEKGFALPAVNVTGSSTINGVLETAAKLNAPVIIQFSNGGAQFNAGKGLSNENQRAAILGAIAGAKHIHTLAEAYGATVILHTDHCAKNLLPWIDGLLDASEKHFAETGKPLYSSHMIDLSEEPLHENIELCKNYLERMSKMDMTLEIELGITGGEEDGVDNSDVDSSKLYTQPEEVAYAYEELMKVSPRFTIAAAFGNVHGVYKPGNVKLTPVILKNSQEYVQNKFNTEANPVDFVFHGGSGSTLEEIREAISYGVIKMNIDTDLQFAFTEGVRDYMVDKIDYLKTQIGNPEGADSPNKKHYDPRVWVRKGEVTFNTRLEQAFADLNNVNTL; from the coding sequence ATGAGTCATAATATTAAACCTGGTGTGGCAACTGGAAGCCAAGTTCAAGAAATTTTTAAATATGCAAAAGAAAAAGGATTTGCTTTACCAGCAGTAAATGTAACTGGGTCAAGTACAATAAATGGTGTATTAGAAACGGCAGCAAAATTGAATGCTCCTGTAATTATTCAGTTCTCAAATGGTGGTGCTCAATTTAATGCTGGAAAAGGTTTGTCAAATGAAAATCAAAGAGCAGCTATTTTAGGAGCTATTGCGGGTGCTAAACATATTCATACTTTAGCAGAAGCTTATGGTGCTACTGTAATTTTACATACAGACCATTGTGCAAAAAATTTATTACCATGGATTGATGGTTTATTAGATGCTTCTGAAAAACATTTTGCAGAAACAGGAAAACCATTGTATTCATCACATATGATTGATTTGTCTGAAGAGCCATTACATGAAAATATTGAGTTGTGTAAAAACTATCTTGAACGTATGAGTAAAATGGATATGACGTTGGAGATAGAATTAGGAATTACGGGTGGAGAAGAAGATGGAGTAGATAATTCAGATGTTGATAGCTCAAAATTATATACACAACCTGAAGAAGTTGCTTACGCCTATGAAGAGTTAATGAAAGTAAGTCCTAGATTTACTATTGCAGCTGCGTTTGGAAATGTTCATGGAGTTTATAAACCTGGAAATGTAAAATTAACACCAGTTATTTTGAAAAACTCTCAAGAGTATGTGCAAAATAAATTTAACACAGAAGCTAATCCTGTAGATTTTGTTTTCCATGGTGGTTCAGGTTCTACGTTAGAAGAGATTAGAGAAGCGATTTCTTATGGTGTTATTAAAATGAATATCGATACAGACCTACAGTTCGCATTTACTGAAGGTGTAAGAGATTATATGGTTGATAAAATTGACTATTTAAAAACTCAGATTGGAAATCCAGAAGGAGCAGATAGTCCAAATAAAAAACATTATGACCCAAGAGTATGGGTTAGAAAAGGAGAAGTAACTTTTAATACACGTTTAGAACAAGCTTTTGCTGATTTAAACAACGTAAATACATTATAA
- the accD gene encoding acetyl-CoA carboxylase, carboxyltransferase subunit beta, with protein MAWFKRKEKGIQTPTDEKKDVPKGLWYKSPTGKIVDSEELERNLWVSPEDDYHVRIGSKEYFQILFDDNEFTELDANLTSVDSLNFIDTKKYSDRLKEVTDKTKLKDAVRTAVGKSKGKDLVVSCMDFAFIGGSMGAVVGEKIARGIDYSIKHNIPFVMISKSGGARMMEAAQSLMQLAKTSAKLAQLAEAKIPYISLCTDPTTGGTTASYAMLGDINIAEPGALIGFAGPRVVKDTTGKDLPEGFQTSEFLLDHGFLDFISHRKELKNKINLYIDLILNQEVR; from the coding sequence ATGGCTTGGTTTAAAAGAAAAGAAAAAGGAATTCAAACTCCAACAGACGAAAAGAAAGACGTGCCTAAGGGCTTGTGGTATAAGTCTCCAACAGGGAAAATTGTTGATTCAGAAGAATTAGAAAGAAATTTATGGGTAAGTCCAGAAGATGATTATCATGTAAGAATTGGAAGTAAAGAATATTTTCAAATATTGTTTGATGATAACGAATTTACTGAATTGGATGCTAATCTAACTTCTGTCGATTCACTGAATTTTATTGATACTAAAAAATATAGTGACCGTTTAAAAGAGGTTACTGATAAAACAAAATTAAAAGATGCTGTAAGAACAGCAGTAGGAAAGTCTAAAGGTAAAGATTTAGTAGTTTCTTGTATGGATTTTGCTTTTATTGGTGGTTCTATGGGTGCAGTAGTGGGTGAAAAAATTGCAAGAGGAATTGATTATTCTATTAAACATAATATTCCATTTGTAATGATCTCAAAATCTGGTGGTGCACGTATGATGGAAGCAGCACAATCATTGATGCAGTTAGCTAAAACATCTGCTAAATTAGCACAATTAGCAGAAGCGAAAATTCCTTATATCTCTTTATGTACTGACCCAACAACGGGAGGTACAACAGCATCTTATGCTATGTTGGGCGATATTAATATTGCTGAACCAGGAGCTCTAATCGGTTTTGCTGGACCACGTGTTGTTAAAGATACAACAGGTAAAGATTTACCAGAAGGATTCCAAACATCTGAATTTTTATTAGATCATGGATTTTTAGATTTTATTTCTCATAGAAAAGAATTAAAAAATAAAATAAATTTATATATTGATTTAATCTTAAATCAAGAAGTTAGATAA